The following are encoded together in the Tripterygium wilfordii isolate XIE 37 chromosome 3, ASM1340144v1, whole genome shotgun sequence genome:
- the LOC119995060 gene encoding uncharacterized protein At5g64816-like: MVEVWWSLLGAAIPAVIAGQAIRMRRKHAEEQRINSARGREKSSDEIFVCERVCTSKRMLKKVGAFSKDPIPDNCVTVCGVSELDACSDACARTVCVNQHQMPNWNDICLRRCQSECLKNFVTRSS; the protein is encoded by the coding sequence ATGGTGGAAGTGTGGTGGTCCCTCTTGGGGGCTGCTATCCCGGCTGTTATTGCAGGGCAAGCTATTAGAATGAGAAGGAAACATGCAGAAGAGCAGAGAATTAACAGTGCTAGAGGAAGGGAGAAAAGTTCTGATGAAATTTTCGTTTGTGAGAGGGTCTGTACATCAAAGAGAATGTTGAAAAAGGTGGGTGCATTTTCGAAGGACCCGATCCCAGATAATTGTGTCACTGTTTGCGGTGTATCTGAGCTTGATGCTTGCTCAGATGCCTGTGCTCGCACTGTTTGTGTTAATCAGCATCAAATGCCCAACTGGAACGATATATGTCTGCGGAGATGTCAAAGTGAATGTCTTAAGAACTTTGTCACTCGTTCTTCTTAG
- the LOC119989501 gene encoding NHP2-like protein 1: MTVEAVNPKAYPLADAQLSITIMDLVQQAANYKQLKKGANEATKTLNRGISEFVVMAADTEPLEILLHLPLLAEDKNVPYVFVPSKQALGRACGVTRPVIACSVTSNEGSQLKSQIQQLKEAIEKLLI; the protein is encoded by the exons ATG ACAGTGGAAGCAGTGAACCCTAAAGCCTACCCACTCGCAGATGCGCAGCTCTCAATAACAATTATGGATCTCGTCCAACAAGCTGCTAACTACAAGCAGCTCAAGAAGGGCGCCAATGAAG CCACGAAGACCCTGAACAGAGGTATCTCTGAGTTTGTGGTGATGGCTGCAGACACCGAGCCACTTGAGattctccttcatcttcctttGCTCGCCGAGGATAAG AACGTGCCTTATGTATTTGTTCCTTCAAAACAAGCACTTGGTCGTGCATGTGGAGTTACAAGACCTGTCATTGCGTGTTCAGTAACCTCTAATGAGGGTAGCCAATTGAAATCCCAAATACAACAGCTCAAG GAAGCCATTGAAAAGCTCTTAATCTAA
- the LOC119995577 gene encoding phospholipase A1-IIgamma-like codes for MIGNIAKRWRSLSGENNWRNLLDPLDIDLRKCILHYGDMAQVSYDTFNDEKASKYAGDSRYSMEDLFSRVGLAIANPYKYKTTKYLYATSQVPVSESFILKSMSREAWCKESNWIGYVAVATDEGKAALGRRDIVISWRGTIQAFEWIDDFDFPLVSASKLFGKSCNAQVHQGWLSIYTSDDPRSPFNTTCARQQVLLEVERLVEEFKEEEISITITGHSLGAALGTLNAADIVTSGINQRDHPSQPCPVTGFFFACPHVGDSSFCQMLQAMKDLHILRVRNAPDLIPYYPPLGYSDVGEELVIDTRKSKYLKSLPDFSRVHGLEAYLHGVAGTQGSRGEFHLEVKRDIALVNKWLDALKEEYLVPKSWWCVKNKGMVQQDDGSWLLEDHEKDKP; via the exons ATGATTGGAAACATAGCGAAGAGATGGAGGTCTCTAAGTGGAGAGAACAACTGGAGAAACCTCTTAGATCCTCTAGACATTGATCTAAGAAAATGTATCCTCCATTATGGCGATATGGCTCAAGTAAGCTACGACACATTCAATGACGAGAAGGCATCAAAGTATGCCGGAGATAGTCGGTACTCGATGGAAGACCTCTTCTCCAGGGTTGGTTTAGCCATAGCCAATCCTTACAAGTACAAAACAACCAAGTATTTGTATGCAACTTCTCAGGTTCCGGTGTCGGAATCGTTCATTCTAAAGTCGATGTCAAGAGAGGCTTGGTGCAAGGAGTCTAATTGGATTGGATATGTTGCAGTAGCTACTGATGAAGGAAAAGCTGCATTAGGCAGGAGGGATATTGTGATTTCATGGCGAGGAACGATTCAGGCTTTTGAATGGATTGATGATTTTGATTTCCCTCTGGTCTCTGCCTCAAAACTTTTTGGAAAATCCTGCAATGCTCAAGTTCATCAAGGCTGGCTCTCTATTTACACTTCCGATGATCCACGTTCCCCATTCAACACAACCTGTGCCAGACAGCAG GTCCTTTTGGAGGTGGAGCGCCTAGTGGAAGAATTCAAAGAAGAGGAGATCAGCATAACGATCACTGGGCACAGCCTAGGTGCAGCACTTGGAACTCTAAATGCAGCAGATATTGTCACCAGCGGAATCAATCAGAGAGATCATCCCAGTCAGCCCTGTCCGGTTACTGGGTTTTTCTTTGCATGTCCACATGTTGGAGATTCGAGCTTCTGCCAGATGTTGCAGGCAATGAAAGATCTTCATATCCTTCGCGTTAGAAATGCGCCCGATCTCATACCTTATTACCCACCACTTGGGTACTCAGATGTTGGCGAAGAGCTGGTTATTGACACCCGGAAATCGAAGTACCTTAAAAGTCTTCCAGATTTTTCAAGGGTGCATGGCTTGGAAGCCTATCTGCATGGAGTCGCAGGAACACAGGGGAGTCGAGGAGAGTTTCATTTGGAAGTTAAAAGGGACATTGCTTTGGTGAACAAATGGTTGGATGCTTTAAAGGAAGAATACTTGGTTCCCAAATCATGGTGGTGTGTTAAGAATAAGGGGATGGTTCAACAGGACGATGGGTCCTGGTTATTAGAAGATCACGAGAAAGATAAACCATGA